From the genome of Chelonoidis abingdonii isolate Lonesome George chromosome 25, CheloAbing_2.0, whole genome shotgun sequence, one region includes:
- the TSSK3 gene encoding testis-specific serine/threonine-protein kinase 3, producing the protein MTSPKFREEMEEFLFSNGYQLGKTIGEGTYSKVKEAFSKKHQQKVAVKIIDKMGGPEEFIQRFLPRELQIVRRLDHKNIIRVYEMLESADGKIYLVMELAEDGDVFDCVLQGGPLPESRAKVLFHQLVEAIRYCHSCGVAHRDLKCENALLQGFNLKLTDFGFAKLLPKNRKELSQTFCGSTAYAAPEVLQGVPHDSRKGDIWSMGIILYVMLCASLPFDDTDIPKMLCHQQKGVSIPGHLEISDECQDLLKSLLEPDMILRPSIEEVGWHSWLANS; encoded by the exons ATGACCAGTCCAAAATtcagagaggagatggaggagttTTTATTCTCCAATGGCTACCAGCTGGGCAAGACCATTGGGGAGGGGACGTACTCAAAAGTGAAAGAGGCCTTCTCAAAAAAGCACCAGCAGAAAGTGGCAGTTAAAATTATTGATAAGATGGGCGGCCCGGAAG AATTTATCCAGAGATTCCTGCCTCGAGAGCTCCAGATCGTCAGGCGCTTGGATCACAAGAACATCATCCGGGTGTACGAGATGCTGGAGTCTGCCGATGGGAAAATCTACTTGGTGATGGAGCTGGCAGAAGACGGGGACGTTTTTGACTGCGTTCTGCAGGGAGGTCCTTTGCCCGAGAGCCGCGCCAAGGTGCTCTTCCACCAGCTGGTAGAAGCGATCCGCTACTGCCACAGTTGTGGCGTGGCACACCGGGACCTGAAATGTGAGAATGCCTTGCTGCAAGGCTTTAACTTGAAGCTGACTGACTTTGGATTTGCAAAGTTGCTCCCAAAAAATCGTAAGGAGCTGAGTCAAACGTTCTGCGGCAGCACGGCCTATGCTGCACCCGAGGTGCTCCAGGGTGTGCCCCATGACAGCCGGAAAGGGGACATCTGGAGCATGGGCATTATTCTGTACGTTATGCTGTGTGCTAGCCTCCCCTTTGACGACACCGACATCCCCAAGATGctgtgccaccagcagaaagggGTCTCCATTCCTGGGCACCTGGAGATCTCAGACGAATGCCAGGATCTTCTGAAAAGCCTGTTGGAACCAGACATGATCCTCAGACCTTCCATTGAAGAAGTTGGTTGGCACTCATGGCTGGCAAACTCCTGA